In Sphaerospermopsis torques-reginae ITEP-024, the genomic window ATGAGCAATACTCCTGCAAACGAACCCAAACCCAGCTACGTCAAACTAGCCATGCGAAACATGGTAAGAAAAGGTGGCACATCCCTGAAACATTTTGGACTAACTGCTGTAGGATTGTTAGCTGTCTTAGTTGGTCTTGCTTACCTCACTCGCTAACAAAGGTGATTGCGTGCTTTCTCAATTTGAACCCCCTAAACTTGAACCCCCTATACTTGAAATATTTATAGAAAACTGTTACCAAGAGTCTTCCCCAGTTGTAGCGGAAAACATCTGGGAAAGCTGGTTTCAAAAATGGCTGGAAATACTCACTCCTGAACTTCCACAGGCTTCAAGTTATGAAATCGGGCTACGTTTGACAAATGATGCCGAAATTCAAGAATTAAACGCCCAATATCGTCAACAAGATAAACCCACAGATGTTTTAGCCTTTGCCGCCTTAGAAAACAACTTCCCCCAAACCGAGGAAATGCTGGCTGCTCAACCTTTGTACTTGGGCGATATCATTGTATCTATAGATACGGCAGCCCGTCAAGCTAAACAACAGGAACATAGTTTAACCACAGAGTTAGCTTGGTTAACTGCTCATGGGTTATTGCATCTTTTAGGCTGGGATCATCCTGATGACGAAAGTTTGATGGAAATGTTAAAAAAACAAGTAATTTTACTAGATGAGGTAGGTATTACAGTTACCTTAAAATAGCAGATGTATATATAGCGTTTCCAGTCTAATGAAGTACACACCA contains:
- a CDS encoding DUF3285 domain-containing protein; amino-acid sequence: MSNTPANEPKPSYVKLAMRNMVRKGGTSLKHFGLTAVGLLAVLVGLAYLTR
- the ybeY gene encoding rRNA maturation RNase YbeY, coding for MLSQFEPPKLEPPILEIFIENCYQESSPVVAENIWESWFQKWLEILTPELPQASSYEIGLRLTNDAEIQELNAQYRQQDKPTDVLAFAALENNFPQTEEMLAAQPLYLGDIIVSIDTAARQAKQQEHSLTTELAWLTAHGLLHLLGWDHPDDESLMEMLKKQVILLDEVGITVTLK